A genomic segment from Polyangium mundeleinium encodes:
- a CDS encoding Uma2 family endonuclease, translated as MSGPLVAASSDPLDPFPAEVPPWYSSDMGNAARNLGTDDPTFYPTHDDMGESALQTLIIELFRPLLARFLASQGIRAFVGSDQFIYWVQYAPTVTVAPDLYVLPGVDPESAPKCWKVWETGIVPSFALEVMAEENQKDQEQSPRRYDELGVKELVVFDPHADEFPDRIRFSVYRRNARGKLVQVEVTDADRVRSTVLGCFVRVVGTGAAQRLRVGLGPSGDELLPTEAELAEQERTRAEQERTRAEQERLRADAAEAENARLRVELERLRRGGA; from the coding sequence GTGAGCGGCCCTCTTGTCGCTGCGTCGTCCGATCCCTTGGATCCCTTCCCCGCGGAGGTTCCGCCATGGTACTCTTCGGACATGGGCAACGCGGCGCGAAACCTCGGCACCGACGATCCGACCTTCTACCCGACCCACGACGACATGGGTGAAAGCGCGCTCCAGACGCTCATCATCGAGCTGTTCCGCCCCTTGCTCGCCCGCTTCCTCGCGTCGCAGGGGATCCGGGCATTCGTGGGGTCCGATCAGTTCATCTACTGGGTCCAGTACGCCCCGACGGTGACGGTGGCGCCCGACCTTTACGTCCTCCCCGGAGTGGATCCCGAGAGCGCCCCGAAATGCTGGAAGGTATGGGAGACCGGGATCGTACCGAGCTTTGCGCTCGAGGTGATGGCGGAAGAGAACCAGAAAGATCAGGAACAATCGCCGCGCCGCTACGACGAGCTCGGGGTGAAGGAGCTCGTCGTGTTCGACCCGCACGCGGACGAATTTCCCGACCGCATCCGGTTCAGCGTTTACCGGCGAAACGCACGCGGTAAGCTTGTCCAGGTCGAGGTCACGGATGCCGATCGTGTCCGCTCGACGGTGCTCGGTTGCTTCGTGCGTGTGGTCGGAACCGGCGCGGCGCAACGCTTGCGGGTCGGGCTCGGGCCCAGCGGGGACGAGCTGCTCCCGACCGAGGCTGAGCTTGCCGAGCAGGAGCGCACACGGGCCGAGCAGGAGCGCACACGGGCCGAGCAGGAGCGTCTACGGGCCGACGCAGCAGAGGCGGAAAATGCGCGCCTTCGCGTCGAGCTCGAACGGCTGCGCCGCGGCGGTGCGTAA
- a CDS encoding serine/threonine-protein kinase, with the protein MLPGQVVDGRFVVEGVVGQGGMARVFRATDHTTGEVVALKVLLEEEAANIERFEREAEIMAALVHPGIVQYVAHGRDGSFPYIAMEWASGQSLDRRIQRQTLPIDGAVRLLRHLAEALAIAHTRGIVHRDLKPGNVILLDGDLERPKIIDFGIARLGGATKELTQKGVLLGSMGYMAPEQARGAQNLDARADVFALGCLMLHALTGKRLFEGGDALAYLVRVVVEDAPRLRTLRPDAPPWLEALLARMLARAPDERPANAGALALEIERALEADLDETTVEAVSLPGGALGAHERRVRCVLIVRLPEGPGAGSEGKTALEQVAAGFGGAVDELLDGHLLVTFHGSGAATDEASRAAKCALAFGDHVDGEHAAIVAAESAGEAPASATIEPFLPMLSRAPRDAIAVDDVTAGLLGARFDVSGDEQGLFLLGERDVGEPARTLLGRPTPCVGRDVELGAIQRIFEEAERERAPRVVIVTGEAGIGKSRLRHELLRWLGERGRPVEIWIGQGDPMAAGSSFGLLARALRRAANVMAGEPLEVARRKLRARVGRHLDPIRAASVAEFLGEASGLPFEGEGRPGLVAARSNATLMGDRIRRSFEELVVAEGRAGTLLLVLEDLHFGDLPSLNLVDAALAQRLPLVVLALGRPELSRTFPDLWGARAPLTISLAPLADGDSQRLARAVLGPRAKSTVVTQIVERAGGNAFFLEELVRAAARGRDRALPESVIAMVQGTLEELDPRARRALRAASVYGDVFTEADVAALLGEETRDVAALLGELCTRELLELREVSLTRHENIVEMYSFRHAYVHEAAYAMLTDEDRVLGHKLAARRLMAAGEPDPMRLAEHLFRAGQLDQAITHFSRAAEQALLGGDLGKALSCAERGIHCGALGEDLGRLLVIQAEAHRWRGENAEAMRKAEQALTVLPRGTDAWCAAASEVTSCATKLGDPGTLDPVAAALAEVVSAPRTSPRPTQIAACARVAAALYVLGRHELAEALHELAAGHEEALREPSSRARLREADTLRAHTMGDAAAAVGAVEQVIQAFTEIGDLRSVALHRSNQAALLNAIGAYVEAEFAARAALETSEAQGLSQIVGAAQQNLGFSLAHTGRLDEAQTLLSRSIREAILQRNRRLEAGARIYLAIAALYARKLDIADAEARAAVDALAGMPLHAYAQGVLAMVELMRGRTREALHMAEKGISALAARGGAAEEGEGIVRLAFAEALAATGDTEGARRALSIAKRRIEERAASLTRPAHRRSFVELVPEHRRTLDLAAHMGA; encoded by the coding sequence ATGCTCCCGGGCCAGGTGGTCGACGGACGGTTCGTCGTCGAAGGGGTCGTCGGCCAAGGCGGCATGGCCCGCGTGTTCCGCGCGACAGACCACACGACGGGCGAGGTCGTCGCGCTCAAGGTCCTCCTCGAAGAAGAAGCGGCGAACATCGAGCGCTTCGAGCGCGAGGCGGAGATCATGGCCGCGCTCGTGCATCCGGGCATCGTGCAGTACGTCGCGCACGGCCGCGACGGGAGCTTCCCCTATATCGCGATGGAGTGGGCCTCGGGCCAGAGCCTCGACCGGCGCATCCAGCGACAAACCTTGCCGATCGACGGCGCCGTGCGGCTGCTCCGTCACCTCGCGGAGGCGCTCGCGATCGCGCACACGCGAGGGATCGTGCACCGGGACCTGAAGCCCGGGAACGTGATCCTGCTCGACGGCGATCTGGAGCGGCCGAAGATCATCGATTTCGGGATCGCGCGCCTCGGCGGCGCCACGAAGGAGCTCACGCAGAAGGGCGTCTTGCTCGGGTCGATGGGGTACATGGCGCCGGAGCAGGCGCGCGGGGCGCAGAACCTCGACGCGCGCGCGGACGTGTTCGCCCTCGGCTGCCTGATGCTGCACGCGCTCACGGGCAAACGGCTCTTCGAGGGCGGCGACGCGCTCGCGTACCTCGTGCGCGTGGTCGTCGAGGACGCGCCGAGGCTGCGCACGCTCCGGCCCGACGCGCCGCCATGGCTCGAAGCGCTCCTCGCGCGGATGCTCGCGCGCGCGCCTGACGAGCGGCCGGCGAACGCAGGCGCGCTCGCGCTGGAGATCGAGCGGGCGCTCGAAGCGGACCTCGACGAGACCACGGTCGAGGCCGTCTCGCTGCCGGGCGGCGCGCTCGGGGCGCACGAGCGGCGTGTCCGCTGCGTGCTCATCGTGCGGCTGCCGGAAGGGCCGGGCGCGGGTTCCGAAGGAAAAACCGCGCTCGAACAGGTCGCCGCAGGGTTCGGCGGGGCGGTCGACGAGCTGCTCGACGGGCACCTGCTCGTGACGTTCCACGGCTCGGGGGCCGCGACGGACGAGGCGTCGCGGGCCGCGAAATGCGCGCTCGCGTTCGGGGATCATGTGGACGGCGAACACGCGGCGATCGTCGCGGCCGAGAGCGCGGGCGAGGCGCCGGCCTCGGCGACGATCGAGCCCTTCCTTCCCATGCTCTCGCGCGCGCCGCGCGACGCGATCGCGGTCGACGACGTGACCGCGGGCCTGCTCGGCGCGCGCTTCGACGTGAGCGGCGACGAGCAAGGCCTCTTCCTGCTCGGCGAGCGTGACGTCGGCGAGCCCGCGCGGACGCTGCTCGGCCGGCCCACGCCGTGTGTGGGTCGAGACGTCGAGCTCGGCGCGATCCAGCGCATCTTCGAGGAGGCCGAGCGCGAGCGGGCGCCGCGTGTGGTGATCGTCACGGGCGAGGCCGGCATCGGCAAGTCGCGCCTGCGGCACGAGCTTCTGCGCTGGCTCGGCGAGCGAGGCCGGCCGGTGGAGATCTGGATCGGCCAGGGCGATCCGATGGCGGCGGGTTCGTCCTTCGGCCTGCTCGCGCGGGCGCTCCGGCGGGCGGCGAACGTGATGGCGGGCGAGCCGCTGGAGGTCGCGCGGCGCAAGCTGCGGGCGCGCGTCGGCCGGCACCTCGATCCGATCCGCGCCGCGTCCGTGGCGGAGTTTCTCGGGGAAGCCTCGGGTTTGCCCTTCGAGGGCGAGGGCCGCCCGGGGCTCGTCGCCGCCCGGAGCAACGCGACGTTGATGGGCGACCGCATCCGCCGATCGTTCGAGGAGCTCGTGGTCGCCGAGGGCCGCGCCGGCACGCTCTTGCTCGTGCTCGAAGACCTGCATTTCGGTGATCTTCCGAGCTTGAACCTCGTCGACGCGGCGCTCGCGCAGCGCTTGCCGCTCGTGGTGCTTGCGCTCGGCCGACCGGAGCTTTCGCGGACGTTCCCGGATCTCTGGGGCGCGCGCGCGCCGCTCACGATCTCGCTCGCGCCGCTCGCGGACGGCGACAGCCAGAGGCTCGCCCGCGCGGTGCTCGGGCCGCGGGCGAAGAGCACGGTGGTCACGCAGATCGTGGAGCGCGCGGGCGGGAACGCGTTTTTCCTGGAAGAGCTCGTGCGCGCGGCGGCGCGGGGCCGCGATCGAGCGCTGCCGGAGAGCGTGATCGCGATGGTGCAAGGCACGCTCGAAGAGCTCGATCCCCGCGCACGGCGGGCGCTCCGCGCGGCGAGCGTCTACGGCGACGTGTTCACCGAGGCCGACGTGGCGGCGCTGCTCGGCGAGGAGACGCGCGACGTCGCAGCGCTGCTCGGCGAGCTTTGCACGCGCGAGCTCTTGGAGCTGCGCGAGGTGAGCCTGACGCGGCACGAGAACATCGTGGAGATGTACTCGTTCCGGCACGCCTACGTGCACGAGGCGGCCTACGCGATGCTCACCGACGAGGACCGCGTGCTCGGCCACAAGCTCGCGGCGCGCCGCCTCATGGCCGCCGGAGAGCCCGATCCGATGCGCCTCGCCGAGCACCTCTTCCGCGCAGGCCAGCTCGACCAGGCGATCACGCATTTCTCCCGTGCGGCCGAGCAAGCGCTCCTCGGCGGTGATCTCGGCAAGGCCCTCTCGTGCGCCGAGCGCGGCATCCATTGCGGCGCGCTCGGCGAGGATCTCGGCCGCCTGCTCGTGATCCAGGCCGAGGCGCACCGGTGGCGCGGCGAGAACGCCGAGGCCATGCGCAAAGCCGAGCAGGCGCTCACCGTCCTGCCGCGCGGCACCGACGCCTGGTGCGCAGCCGCGAGCGAGGTTACCTCGTGCGCGACGAAGCTCGGTGATCCAGGCACGCTCGATCCCGTGGCGGCGGCGCTCGCCGAGGTCGTCTCCGCGCCGCGAACCTCGCCGCGGCCGACGCAGATCGCCGCGTGTGCGCGCGTCGCCGCGGCGCTTTACGTGCTCGGGCGGCACGAGCTCGCCGAGGCGCTGCACGAGCTCGCTGCGGGGCACGAGGAGGCGCTTCGGGAGCCGTCGTCGCGCGCGCGCCTGCGCGAGGCCGACACGCTGCGGGCGCACACGATGGGGGACGCGGCGGCCGCGGTCGGCGCGGTGGAGCAGGTCATCCAGGCCTTCACGGAGATCGGCGACCTGCGTAGCGTCGCGCTCCATCGAAGCAACCAGGCCGCGCTGCTCAACGCGATCGGCGCCTACGTCGAAGCCGAGTTCGCCGCGCGCGCCGCGCTCGAAACAAGCGAGGCACAAGGACTCTCGCAGATCGTAGGCGCGGCTCAGCAAAACCTCGGGTTTTCCCTGGCGCACACGGGCCGGCTCGACGAGGCCCAGACGCTCCTCTCCCGCAGCATCCGCGAGGCCATCCTCCAGCGCAACCGCAGGCTCGAAGCCGGCGCGCGGATCTACCTCGCGATCGCCGCGCTCTACGCCCGCAAGCTCGACATCGCGGACGCCGAGGCGCGCGCGGCCGTGGACGCGCTCGCGGGCATGCCCCTCCACGCGTATGCGCAGGGCGTGCTCGCGATGGTCGAGCTCATGCGCGGGCGCACGCGCGAGGCCCTGCACATGGCGGAGAAAGGGATCAGCGCGCTCGCGGCGCGCGGCGGCGCGGCCGAGGAGGGCGAAGGGATCGTGCGACTCGCGTTCGCCGAGGCGCTCGCGGCAACAGGGGACACCGAGGGCGCGCGGCGGGCGCTCTCCATCGCGAAGCGGCGCATCGAAGAGCGCGCGGCTTCGCTCACGCGGCCTGCACATCGGCGGAGCTTCGTCGAGCTCGTCCCCGAGCATCGGCGAACCCTCGATCTCGCGGCGCACATGGGAGCGTAA
- a CDS encoding exo-beta-N-acetylmuramidase NamZ domain-containing protein codes for MVVPRSRLALALTLCAACADPPRPEANRLTATASASAIASAPASATLPASASASASASAPASALPTFPPDAEARLDAAVRGAIDRGEVPGAVLLVVQARHVVLRKAYGLRAKEPSPSPMAEGTIFDLASLTKPMATASSILLLAERNALRLDDPAQKWLPDFTGDDRERVTLTHLLLHTSGLPAGDAISSYADGEARALARIQKTKLLHTPGEAHVYSDLGYILLGEIVRRAAGEPLDVFATKNLFEPLGMKDTTFRPGPRLAARAAPTERAQDKLLVGEVHDPRARALGGVAGHAGLFSTADDLGRFVRMLLGGGEFEGRRVLSKTSVRAMTELLPLPLPEGSPDKPSSRSLALGSLFGGIGHTGFTGTAFWLDVRRGDAVILLASRLHPDGKGDAARLRRDVANAAAAIPQNPPAARVRVGLDVLAARGFDVLAGRKIGLITNHTGKDARGERTIDVLAASKSFELKAIFSPEHGLGADKDALVPGGKDARTGLPIHSLYGADRRPTDAMLAGLDTLVFDVQDAGTRFYTYISTMGYALEEAAKRRLRFVVLDRPNPLGGMALEGPLLDPGRASFVAYHSIPVRHGMTVGELARLFDAEKKLGADLHVVPLEGWDRTFRFDKTGLPWVNPSPNLRSVTEALLYPGVGVLELTNVSVGRGTDRPFERVGAPFLSGARLAAELARFGLPGVRFSPVRFTPASSTHAGVPCEGVALDVTDPAKIEPVRVGLAIAVVLRRLHPEEWKPSGLLTLLGNARVHEALIRGEDLPRLVALYEQDLKAFSDRRRPHLLYPVFEQDNR; via the coding sequence ATGGTCGTCCCGCGGTCTCGCCTCGCCCTCGCGCTCACCCTGTGCGCCGCCTGCGCCGACCCTCCGCGCCCCGAGGCGAACCGGCTCACCGCAACCGCCTCCGCTTCCGCTATCGCTTCCGCTCCTGCTTCCGCCACCCTTCCCGCATCCGCATCCGCATCCGCATCCGCATCCGCCCCCGCATCCGCCCTGCCCACCTTCCCGCCCGACGCCGAAGCCCGCCTCGACGCAGCTGTCCGCGGTGCCATCGATCGCGGCGAGGTCCCGGGCGCCGTTCTCCTCGTCGTCCAAGCGCGCCACGTCGTCCTCCGCAAAGCCTATGGCCTCCGCGCAAAGGAGCCTTCTCCCTCGCCGATGGCCGAGGGCACCATCTTCGACCTCGCCAGCCTCACCAAGCCCATGGCCACAGCGAGCTCGATCCTCCTCCTCGCCGAACGCAACGCCTTGCGCCTCGACGATCCCGCGCAGAAATGGCTCCCCGATTTCACCGGCGACGACCGCGAGCGCGTCACCCTCACCCACCTCCTGCTCCACACCTCCGGCCTCCCTGCCGGGGATGCGATCTCCTCGTACGCGGACGGCGAAGCCCGCGCCCTCGCTCGCATTCAAAAAACCAAGCTCCTCCACACCCCCGGCGAGGCCCACGTCTACAGCGACCTCGGGTACATCCTCCTCGGCGAAATCGTCCGTCGCGCCGCGGGCGAGCCCCTCGACGTGTTCGCCACGAAAAACCTCTTCGAGCCCCTCGGCATGAAGGACACCACCTTCCGCCCCGGGCCTCGGCTCGCCGCGCGCGCGGCCCCCACCGAACGGGCCCAGGACAAACTGCTCGTCGGTGAGGTCCACGATCCGCGGGCCCGCGCGCTCGGCGGCGTGGCCGGACATGCGGGGCTCTTCTCCACCGCCGACGACCTCGGCCGCTTCGTCCGCATGCTCCTCGGCGGCGGCGAATTCGAGGGCCGCCGTGTCCTCTCGAAAACGTCCGTCCGCGCGATGACCGAACTCCTCCCCTTGCCCCTCCCTGAAGGCAGCCCCGACAAACCTTCATCGCGTAGCCTCGCCCTCGGCTCGCTCTTCGGCGGGATCGGGCATACCGGGTTCACGGGCACCGCGTTCTGGCTCGACGTCCGACGCGGCGACGCCGTCATCCTGCTCGCGAGCCGCCTCCATCCCGACGGCAAAGGCGACGCCGCGCGCCTCCGCCGCGACGTGGCGAATGCCGCGGCAGCGATCCCCCAAAACCCGCCCGCGGCCCGCGTCCGCGTGGGCCTCGACGTCCTCGCCGCGCGCGGGTTCGACGTCCTCGCGGGCCGCAAGATCGGCCTCATCACGAACCACACGGGCAAGGACGCGCGCGGCGAGCGCACGATCGACGTCCTCGCCGCCTCGAAATCGTTCGAGCTCAAAGCCATCTTCAGCCCCGAGCACGGCCTCGGCGCCGACAAGGACGCCCTCGTCCCCGGCGGAAAAGACGCCCGCACCGGCTTGCCCATCCATAGCCTCTACGGCGCGGATCGCCGCCCCACGGACGCCATGCTCGCCGGCCTCGACACCCTCGTCTTCGACGTGCAGGACGCGGGCACCCGGTTTTACACGTACATCAGCACGATGGGATATGCCCTCGAAGAGGCAGCGAAACGCCGCCTCCGCTTCGTCGTCCTCGATCGACCGAACCCGCTCGGCGGAATGGCGCTGGAGGGCCCGCTCCTCGATCCCGGGCGCGCTTCGTTCGTCGCGTACCATTCGATCCCCGTGCGCCACGGCATGACCGTCGGCGAGCTCGCGCGGCTCTTCGACGCGGAGAAAAAGCTCGGCGCCGATCTCCACGTCGTGCCGCTCGAAGGCTGGGATCGTACCTTCCGATTCGACAAAACCGGCCTCCCCTGGGTGAACCCCTCGCCCAATCTGCGCAGCGTGACCGAGGCACTCCTGTATCCCGGCGTGGGCGTGCTCGAATTGACGAACGTCAGCGTCGGGCGCGGCACCGACAGGCCCTTCGAGCGCGTGGGCGCGCCGTTCCTCTCCGGCGCGCGCCTCGCCGCCGAGCTCGCGCGTTTTGGCCTCCCCGGCGTGCGCTTCTCCCCCGTGCGCTTCACCCCCGCGTCGAGCACGCACGCCGGCGTGCCTTGCGAAGGCGTCGCGCTCGACGTCACCGATCCCGCGAAGATCGAGCCCGTCCGCGTGGGCCTCGCGATTGCGGTCGTTTTGCGCAGGCTCCACCCCGAGGAATGGAAACCCTCCGGCCTCTTGACCCTGCTTGGAAACGCCCGTGTCCACGAGGCGCTCATCCGCGGCGAAGACCTGCCACGCCTCGTCGCGCTTTACGAGCAGGATCTCAAGGCATTTTCGGATCGACGCAGACCACACCTGCTCTACCCCGTGTTCGAGCAGGACAATCGGTAG
- a CDS encoding DUF4336 domain-containing protein gives MAELISLAEDLWAAEHPLRLPGGFRLNTRMTVARLPDEALWVHSPIPMDDALAAALTKLGKVSFLVAPNLYHNLFVGPASARFPDARVFAPPGFQKKYPKVRVDETLSATPIDAWAGVIDHRLVEGAPSIAEVVFLHKPSRTLVVSDLLFNVEKPENFFTKLVLTVAGTRGKLGRSREWHVLAKDRAAWNASVREVLAFDFDRLIMAHGEVIAEGAKERVHAIGMYL, from the coding sequence ATGGCCGAGCTTATCTCCCTCGCCGAAGACCTGTGGGCCGCGGAGCACCCGCTGCGGTTGCCCGGCGGCTTTCGCTTGAACACGCGGATGACCGTGGCGCGCCTGCCGGACGAAGCCCTATGGGTACATTCGCCCATTCCGATGGATGATGCGCTCGCCGCCGCGCTCACGAAGCTCGGAAAGGTCTCTTTCCTCGTCGCGCCGAACCTCTATCACAACCTGTTCGTCGGCCCAGCGTCGGCGCGTTTCCCCGACGCGCGTGTCTTCGCGCCGCCGGGGTTTCAGAAGAAGTACCCCAAGGTCCGCGTTGATGAAACGCTCTCGGCGACGCCGATCGACGCGTGGGCCGGCGTGATCGATCACCGCCTCGTCGAGGGCGCGCCGTCGATCGCGGAGGTCGTGTTCCTTCACAAGCCGAGCCGGACGCTCGTCGTCTCCGATCTCCTGTTCAACGTCGAAAAGCCCGAAAACTTCTTCACCAAGCTCGTGCTCACGGTGGCGGGCACGCGCGGCAAGCTCGGGCGGAGCCGCGAATGGCACGTCCTCGCCAAGGATCGCGCGGCGTGGAACGCGTCGGTGCGCGAGGTGCTCGCGTTCGATTTCGATCGGCTGATCATGGCGCACGGCGAGGTCATCGCGGAGGGCGCGAAGGAGCGCGTGCACGCGATCGGCATGTATCTCTGA
- a CDS encoding tRNA1(Val) (adenine(37)-N6)-methyltransferase: protein MLPASAPDQLAATKGAGIVRPARRPAGWVAPGPQPRTPDREDVWPGPGEDLCYLAGDFRILQRVDGHRWSADDLVTAWYAIEQLRHAPPRRAVDLGCGIGTVLLFVTWAFQEARVTGVEAQDVSAGLARRSLAWNGVDDRCAVRFGDLRDPLTTEGLEGAELVTGTPPYLPKGTGIESSKVQCGPCRFEWRGGVEDYALAAARLLAEDAPFVGCAASRQRPRVEAAAVGAGLVLERYRDVIPREGKDPLFSVYVMRRPAAARAPEIEPPLVLRGKDGRFTAAFDEVRRAMGMPVER from the coding sequence ATGCTGCCCGCATCCGCACCTGACCAGCTCGCCGCCACCAAGGGCGCGGGGATCGTGCGCCCCGCGCGCCGCCCCGCCGGCTGGGTCGCCCCGGGCCCGCAGCCGCGGACGCCCGATCGCGAGGACGTCTGGCCCGGCCCCGGCGAGGACCTCTGCTACCTGGCCGGTGATTTCCGCATTCTCCAGCGCGTCGATGGCCACCGCTGGTCGGCCGACGACCTCGTCACGGCCTGGTACGCAATCGAGCAGCTCCGCCACGCGCCCCCGCGCCGCGCCGTCGACCTCGGCTGCGGCATCGGCACCGTGCTCCTGTTCGTCACGTGGGCCTTCCAGGAGGCGCGCGTGACCGGCGTCGAGGCGCAGGACGTGAGCGCCGGCCTCGCGCGCCGCTCGCTCGCCTGGAACGGCGTCGACGATCGGTGCGCTGTGCGTTTCGGCGATCTGCGCGATCCGTTGACGACCGAGGGCCTCGAAGGCGCGGAGCTCGTGACGGGCACGCCGCCGTATCTGCCGAAGGGAACGGGGATCGAGTCGAGCAAGGTGCAATGCGGCCCGTGCCGCTTCGAATGGCGTGGCGGCGTGGAGGACTACGCCCTCGCCGCAGCGCGCCTGCTCGCCGAGGACGCGCCGTTCGTGGGCTGCGCCGCCTCGCGCCAGCGCCCGCGCGTCGAGGCCGCGGCCGTGGGCGCCGGGCTCGTGCTCGAGCGGTACCGCGACGTCATCCCGCGCGAGGGCAAGGACCCGCTGTTTTCCGTCTATGTGATGCGCCGCCCTGCCGCGGCTCGCGCCCCGGAAATCGAGCCGCCTCTCGTGTTACGCGGCAAGGATGGACGCTTCACGGCCGCGTTCGACGAGGTGCGCCGGGCGATGGGAATGCCCGTCGAGCGTTAA
- a CDS encoding alkaline phosphatase D family protein, producing the protein MFTLLLPRRHFLLGSLSALALPSCAGKCGSPGSPGVVTPEAARPTLPFGVQTGDPMADGVVLWSKTDRPARLLVEWGTDERLSDARKLEGPVATAENDFTARVELTGLPVGKRIHYRVVFEADDVGHARSEPAVGSLRAPPGPGEDVKIVWSGDTVGQGFGIDVDRGGMKTYASIAELAPDLFLHSGDRIYADNPLPEVIELPDGSVWKNLVTPAKSKVAETLEEFRGNFAYNFLDEHVRRLHAAVPTIVQWDDHEVRNNWFPGQVLSDPRYKERRASVLAGFAKQAMFEYAPMRQGPIHRVLSYGPRVEVFVLDARSFRTPNGPNREEKEPAILFGEAQLAWLKEALARSTATWKILACDQPIGLVVPDGPTAQDGFANGEGPPLGRELEIASILAFLQEKRIRNVLWVTADVHYAAAHHYDPSRAKMAKFDPFWEFVAGPLHAGTFGPAPLDETFGPEVKFQNRKQGDPPVGPAGGKQSFGMLVIDGKTGRLRASLHDGDGKEMWGVEIEAQS; encoded by the coding sequence ATGTTCACGCTCCTGCTCCCCCGCCGCCATTTCCTCCTCGGCTCCCTTTCCGCGCTCGCGCTCCCCTCCTGCGCCGGGAAGTGTGGTTCGCCGGGTTCGCCGGGCGTCGTGACGCCCGAGGCGGCGCGGCCGACGCTTCCGTTTGGCGTGCAGACCGGTGATCCGATGGCAGACGGGGTCGTGCTCTGGAGCAAGACGGATCGGCCCGCGCGGCTCCTCGTGGAATGGGGGACCGATGAGCGGCTCAGCGACGCGCGGAAGCTCGAAGGGCCTGTTGCCACGGCCGAGAACGATTTCACGGCTCGCGTGGAGCTCACGGGGTTGCCGGTCGGGAAGCGGATCCATTATCGCGTGGTCTTCGAGGCGGATGACGTGGGGCACGCGCGGAGCGAGCCGGCCGTGGGGTCGCTGCGCGCGCCGCCGGGGCCGGGGGAGGATGTGAAGATCGTATGGTCGGGCGATACGGTCGGGCAAGGGTTCGGGATCGACGTGGACCGCGGCGGGATGAAGACGTATGCGTCGATCGCAGAGCTCGCGCCGGATCTGTTCCTTCATTCGGGGGATCGGATCTACGCGGACAATCCCTTGCCGGAGGTGATCGAGCTGCCCGATGGGTCGGTCTGGAAGAACCTCGTGACGCCGGCGAAATCGAAGGTGGCCGAGACACTGGAGGAGTTTCGGGGTAATTTCGCGTATAACTTCCTCGATGAGCACGTGCGGCGGCTGCACGCGGCCGTGCCGACGATCGTGCAATGGGACGATCACGAGGTGCGCAACAACTGGTTTCCCGGGCAGGTGCTGAGCGATCCGAGGTACAAGGAGCGGCGGGCGTCGGTGCTCGCCGGGTTCGCGAAGCAGGCCATGTTCGAGTATGCGCCGATGCGGCAAGGGCCCATTCATCGGGTGCTGTCGTACGGGCCCCGCGTGGAGGTCTTCGTGCTCGACGCGCGGAGCTTTCGCACGCCGAATGGGCCGAACCGCGAGGAAAAGGAGCCGGCCATCCTCTTCGGCGAAGCGCAGCTCGCGTGGCTGAAGGAGGCGCTCGCGCGGTCGACCGCGACGTGGAAGATCCTCGCGTGCGACCAGCCGATCGGCCTCGTGGTGCCGGATGGACCCACGGCGCAGGACGGATTCGCGAACGGGGAGGGGCCGCCGCTCGGGCGGGAGCTGGAGATTGCGTCGATCCTGGCGTTCCTTCAGGAAAAACGTATCCGGAACGTCCTGTGGGTCACGGCGGATGTGCATTACGCCGCTGCGCACCATTATGATCCTTCGCGAGCGAAGATGGCGAAGTTCGATCCGTTCTGGGAATTCGTGGCCGGGCCGCTGCACGCGGGTACGTTCGGGCCGGCGCCGCTCGATGAGACGTTCGGGCCAGAGGTAAAATTCCAGAATCGAAAGCAGGGGGATCCGCCGGTCGGGCCCGCAGGCGGGAAGCAGTCGTTCGGGATGCTCGTGATCGACGGAAAGACGGGTCGACTTCGTGCTTCGCTGCACGACGGGGACGGCAAGGAGATGTGGGGCGTGGAGATCGAGGCGCAGAGCTGA